The following are encoded in a window of Kaistia algarum genomic DNA:
- a CDS encoding ABC transporter substrate-binding protein translates to MVASRGFSASRREVLLGAAALGGAAALGGAAILGSPGSALASDVKTLRVATGETDGVKGTLDPAYGNNDNDAARASLVYERLVVPDEAFAPQPQLALSWKPDATGQVWTFALRPDVKFQDGTPFTAKDVVYTFQRLIDPKTASAAAAILGQIDPNGIRAVDDHTVEFTLHAPVVEFPLLIANRFTYIVRAGQTSEELRTAGIGTGPFKVEKFVPGEEPTIFLRNEHYWQPGKPHVDRVELRAIAEPSSRIAALLANQVDIVTELPALGLQRLESSPDVKVQSARTSFWHGLAAFTDTPPFDDVRVRKALKLVVNREQYLKAIVGDRGSVAYDTPVPPWQTYGLPEAPFKPDIAAAKKLLAEAGHPNGIDIDLYTSAADVGLIQIATLFKAQAAVADIRVNIIQAPAADYWSNIWLKKPFVATGWNARSADEALSLEFLSTAAWNETHWHNKEFDELVFEARKTLDESKRTELYRKAQRVIQDDGGALILIYADTVGATRANVHGYKVHPQKITHDFSDVSIQT, encoded by the coding sequence ATGGTTGCTAGTCGCGGTTTTTCGGCGTCACGCCGTGAGGTTCTGCTCGGCGCTGCCGCCCTTGGTGGAGCTGCGGCGCTGGGCGGCGCTGCGATCCTTGGATCGCCAGGCAGCGCTCTCGCTTCGGACGTCAAAACGCTGCGCGTTGCTACCGGCGAAACGGACGGCGTGAAGGGTACGCTCGATCCAGCCTATGGCAACAACGACAACGACGCCGCAAGGGCGAGCCTCGTCTATGAACGCCTGGTCGTTCCAGACGAGGCCTTCGCCCCGCAACCGCAGCTGGCGCTCAGCTGGAAGCCGGATGCGACGGGCCAGGTCTGGACCTTCGCCCTCCGCCCCGACGTGAAATTCCAGGACGGGACGCCGTTCACGGCCAAGGATGTCGTCTACACCTTCCAGCGCCTCATCGATCCGAAGACGGCTTCGGCAGCCGCAGCGATCCTCGGTCAGATCGACCCGAACGGTATCCGCGCGGTCGACGACCACACCGTCGAATTCACGCTGCATGCGCCCGTCGTCGAATTCCCGCTGCTGATCGCCAATCGCTTTACCTATATAGTTCGCGCCGGCCAGACCTCCGAGGAACTGCGCACGGCGGGCATCGGCACCGGCCCCTTCAAGGTCGAGAAATTCGTGCCCGGCGAAGAGCCGACGATTTTCCTTCGCAACGAGCACTACTGGCAGCCGGGCAAGCCCCATGTCGACCGCGTTGAGCTCCGGGCGATCGCCGAGCCCTCCTCGCGCATCGCCGCGCTGCTCGCCAACCAGGTCGACATCGTCACAGAGCTACCGGCACTCGGCCTGCAACGCCTGGAGAGCAGTCCGGACGTCAAGGTCCAGTCGGCCAGGACCTCGTTCTGGCACGGTCTCGCCGCCTTCACCGATACGCCACCCTTCGACGATGTCCGCGTGCGCAAGGCGCTCAAACTGGTGGTCAATCGCGAGCAATATCTGAAGGCCATCGTCGGCGATCGAGGCAGCGTCGCCTATGACACGCCCGTTCCGCCATGGCAGACCTACGGCCTGCCCGAGGCACCTTTCAAGCCGGACATCGCCGCCGCCAAAAAGCTTCTGGCCGAGGCGGGACACCCCAATGGCATCGATATCGACCTCTACACATCGGCCGCCGATGTCGGCCTCATTCAGATCGCGACGCTGTTCAAGGCCCAAGCCGCCGTTGCCGATATCCGCGTCAATATCATTCAGGCGCCCGCAGCCGACTATTGGAGCAACATCTGGCTCAAGAAGCCCTTCGTCGCGACCGGATGGAATGCCCGATCGGCCGACGAGGCCCTTTCGCTCGAATTCCTGTCAACGGCCGCCTGGAACGAAACCCATTGGCACAACAAGGAGTTCGACGAACTCGTCTTCGAAGCCCGCAAGACGCTGGACGAATCCAAGCGCACCGAACTCTATCGGAAGGCCCAGCGGGTGATCCAGGACGATGGTGGCGCTCTCATCCTGATCTATGCCGATACGGTGGGCGCCACGCGCGCCAATGTCCACGGATACAAGGTCCACCCGCAGAAGATCACGCACGACTTCTCCGACGTTTCCATCCAAACCTGA
- a CDS encoding mechanosensitive ion channel family protein, producing the protein MTGLKCLRLFCRALILWVLVLGSTSAALAEAIPPGAIDESFPLRAADTSSPRDTLTTFLRDFRNSAEAWRSGKSRDVIDRALARARDTIDFSEIPALGYDAATLIDMALLSEVLDRVALPPLEEIPGDADLAAGKDDELTRWVVPNTRLEIERMTNGPRAGEYLFSKETVAALRTYYDLAKDVPYRPNALVGIYEDVLSSPGDWVPERFRDTLPAWAKFVAAGHAIWQWIALAMLVAVGLPLVSLIVLAGINWDSKRLAASPWLRFATPVALILVVALAELFENLAEKVVGLLELPMEIISLMVLAVQAVGLAWFVFLLSNRLADAIGGLRAGADGNPHLDAAMTRMVFRLISLVIMILLVAAAASRIGIPIAPLVAGLGAGGLAIALAVRPTLENIIGGLTLFADRPVRVGDFCRYGDDIGTVEQIGLRSTRIRTLEQSLVTVPNSEFSQMHLDNFTARSTRLLQTVLHIRHGTTPEQMRLLLTQIRDLLSANPLVVPDSSYVRFVGYGAHSKDIEVFAYLRCEDEHAFLAAREEVLLSIEEIVQHVDAGFAGSGGATSISW; encoded by the coding sequence TTGACCGGCTTGAAGTGCCTGAGACTGTTCTGCCGCGCGTTGATTCTGTGGGTCCTGGTTCTTGGCAGCACATCAGCCGCTTTGGCCGAGGCTATTCCGCCTGGCGCGATCGACGAATCTTTCCCGCTGCGCGCTGCTGACACGTCCAGTCCGCGCGACACCTTGACGACCTTTCTTCGGGACTTCCGCAACAGTGCTGAAGCCTGGCGGAGCGGCAAGAGCCGTGACGTGATCGACCGGGCGCTGGCGCGCGCCCGCGATACCATCGACTTCAGCGAGATTCCCGCCCTCGGCTACGATGCCGCGACGCTCATCGACATGGCCCTCCTGAGCGAGGTGCTGGACCGGGTCGCACTCCCGCCTTTGGAGGAGATTCCCGGCGACGCCGATCTCGCGGCCGGCAAGGACGACGAGCTCACGCGCTGGGTGGTCCCCAATACCCGACTCGAGATCGAGAGGATGACCAACGGGCCGCGCGCCGGCGAATATCTGTTCTCGAAGGAAACGGTCGCGGCGCTTCGCACCTACTATGATCTCGCCAAGGACGTGCCCTACCGGCCCAACGCTCTCGTCGGCATCTATGAGGATGTGTTGTCGAGTCCTGGCGACTGGGTGCCCGAGCGTTTCCGCGACACCCTGCCCGCATGGGCGAAATTCGTCGCCGCCGGCCATGCCATCTGGCAGTGGATCGCCCTTGCGATGTTGGTGGCGGTGGGCTTGCCGCTCGTCTCCCTCATCGTGCTGGCTGGAATCAATTGGGACAGCAAACGACTGGCAGCCAGCCCATGGCTTCGCTTCGCAACGCCGGTCGCGTTAATCCTCGTTGTCGCCCTGGCCGAGTTGTTCGAAAACCTCGCCGAGAAAGTCGTCGGGCTTCTCGAACTGCCTATGGAGATCATTAGCCTGATGGTCCTCGCCGTTCAGGCGGTGGGCCTCGCCTGGTTCGTATTCTTGCTGTCGAACAGGCTCGCCGACGCCATCGGCGGGCTGAGGGCCGGAGCCGACGGAAACCCTCACCTCGACGCGGCGATGACAAGGATGGTGTTCCGGCTTATCAGCCTTGTCATCATGATCCTTCTCGTCGCTGCTGCGGCCAGCAGGATCGGCATTCCGATCGCGCCGCTGGTGGCAGGTCTCGGCGCGGGCGGGCTAGCCATCGCGCTGGCGGTCCGACCTACGCTGGAAAACATAATCGGCGGGCTGACGCTTTTTGCCGACCGGCCCGTGCGGGTCGGCGACTTCTGCCGCTACGGAGACGATATCGGCACGGTCGAGCAGATCGGGCTACGCTCCACGCGCATTCGCACGCTGGAGCAGAGCCTGGTAACCGTTCCCAACAGCGAATTCTCTCAAATGCATCTCGACAATTTCACGGCGCGCAGTACGCGCCTTTTGCAGACCGTGCTGCATATCCGCCATGGGACCACTCCTGAGCAGATGCGGCTCCTGCTCACCCAGATCCGCGATCTCCTGTCGGCCAATCCTCTGGTTGTGCCCGATTCCTCCTATGTCCGCTTCGTCGGCTATGGCGCTCACTCCAAAGATATCGAGGTCTTTGCCTATTTGCGCTGCGAGGACGAACACGCCTTCCTGGCGGCCCGGGAGGAGGTTCTTCTCAGCATCGAGGAAATCGTCCAGCACGTCGATGCGGGTTTTGCTGGATCGGGCGGAGCGACATCGATCTCTTGGTAG
- a CDS encoding ABC transporter permease gives MSLLLPPGPISRLIARRLIFAVLSLFVVATIVFWAIEWLPGDAAQRILGRDATPEALEALRVRLHLYDPALTRYLHWLAGLPRGDFGMSLAAERPVLPYVGVFLANTLLLAAAALAVHIPLSIGLGLVSAASKRDGGVDTLVSVTVLLGMSIPEFVVGIGLVAWLSTAWNWFPPLALIDQAQSAGQFALLLTLPVLTLNFVMTAYVVRQTRTSMIETMQSDFVRSATLRGLPRSRVLLRHALPSAIGPAINAIALNAGWLIGGIVVVEAVFNYPGLGRLLVESISNHDVPMVQGAAIALSGAYIAVNLIADIVTILVNPKLRTTLQ, from the coding sequence GTGTCTCTTTTGCTTCCTCCGGGCCCCATCAGCCGTCTCATTGCGAGACGGCTGATCTTTGCAGTCCTGTCACTGTTCGTCGTCGCAACGATCGTGTTCTGGGCGATCGAGTGGCTACCTGGCGACGCCGCGCAGCGCATATTGGGCCGCGACGCAACGCCCGAGGCGCTCGAGGCCTTGCGGGTACGGCTGCATCTCTACGACCCGGCTCTGACGCGCTATCTCCATTGGCTCGCCGGACTGCCACGAGGCGACTTCGGCATGTCGCTTGCGGCGGAGCGGCCTGTGCTGCCCTATGTTGGCGTCTTTCTGGCGAACACCCTGCTGCTGGCCGCCGCGGCGCTTGCCGTCCATATTCCGCTCAGCATCGGCCTTGGTCTCGTCAGCGCCGCCTCGAAACGAGATGGCGGGGTCGATACACTCGTGTCGGTCACGGTGCTGCTGGGCATGTCGATCCCTGAATTCGTGGTCGGCATCGGCCTTGTCGCCTGGCTGTCAACCGCCTGGAACTGGTTTCCGCCGCTGGCACTGATCGATCAGGCCCAATCGGCCGGCCAGTTCGCACTCCTGCTGACGCTTCCTGTCCTCACGCTGAATTTCGTTATGACGGCCTATGTCGTCCGGCAGACGCGAACGTCGATGATCGAGACCATGCAGTCGGATTTCGTGCGCTCGGCAACGCTCCGGGGTTTACCGCGCAGCCGGGTTCTGCTCCGCCATGCCTTGCCCAGCGCCATCGGCCCGGCGATCAATGCGATCGCGCTGAACGCGGGATGGCTCATCGGCGGAATCGTCGTCGTCGAGGCCGTCTTCAATTATCCCGGTCTCGGCCGCCTCCTCGTCGAGTCGATCAGCAATCATGACGTGCCGATGGTTCAGGGAGCAGCCATTGCCCTGTCGGGGGCCTATATCGCGGTGAACCTCATAGCGGACATCGTCACCATCCTGGTGAACCCGAAGCTCCGGACGACGCTCCAATGA
- a CDS encoding glycosyltransferase yields MRVGMFAAALSRFAQLDVIVVPVAGGSTERTPLLQEIGAGLNVIPIADRNETPFVLLSRIHDQQTRIAAFRDYGKPSLASFLSGPVMRDIAGILTVCAPDLVHISRSYLSPCIHALPPETTATVDLDEDDLSAYSSHARLARVHGAGEDADWLLQEGLACVNLISRYGPRFQRAFVASRQELQQLRSRHPALDLELAENAVDVLPPAAACDDGATMTFVGSLSYSPNVEGLLWFAREILPKMRARSSKPFRLLIAGARPPAPVLALGRHPQISVLGYVTNLAGLYQRSTIAIAPLRSGGGTRIKLLEAAAHGVATVATPIAANGLDWKNNRHGWLGASSDGFAEACCEALDNPVERRRRALSAWRWVRKHHARENVIDQISRSLMSIPTGTADLIPMEFRYD; encoded by the coding sequence ATGCGGGTAGGCATGTTCGCGGCCGCATTGTCCCGCTTTGCGCAGCTCGATGTAATCGTTGTACCTGTCGCCGGCGGTTCAACCGAGAGGACGCCTCTGCTTCAGGAGATTGGAGCAGGCCTCAACGTCATACCGATAGCGGACCGGAATGAAACGCCCTTCGTGTTGCTTTCACGGATCCACGACCAACAAACCCGCATTGCAGCCTTTCGCGACTATGGAAAGCCAAGTCTTGCCAGCTTCCTCTCTGGTCCGGTTATGCGGGATATTGCAGGGATATTGACCGTTTGCGCGCCTGATCTCGTTCATATCAGCCGCTCCTATCTCTCACCTTGCATCCATGCGCTGCCTCCGGAAACGACGGCGACAGTCGATCTGGATGAGGACGATCTATCGGCATATTCGTCGCACGCGCGGCTGGCTCGCGTTCATGGCGCTGGAGAGGATGCCGATTGGTTGCTTCAGGAAGGCTTAGCTTGCGTCAACCTGATTTCGCGCTATGGGCCTCGCTTTCAACGCGCTTTTGTAGCCAGCCGGCAGGAATTGCAGCAACTGCGAAGCCGCCACCCGGCCCTGGACCTGGAACTGGCCGAAAATGCGGTTGATGTCCTGCCCCCTGCCGCCGCTTGCGACGACGGGGCGACGATGACATTCGTTGGGTCGCTCTCTTATTCTCCGAATGTCGAAGGACTCCTCTGGTTCGCGAGGGAAATATTGCCGAAGATGCGGGCTCGATCCTCGAAGCCTTTCCGGCTTCTGATCGCCGGTGCGCGGCCGCCTGCTCCGGTGCTTGCACTCGGCCGCCACCCCCAGATCTCGGTGCTCGGCTATGTGACGAATTTGGCCGGACTCTATCAACGGTCGACGATAGCGATTGCGCCGCTAAGATCTGGCGGCGGAACACGGATCAAACTGCTCGAAGCGGCGGCCCATGGCGTCGCAACCGTCGCTACGCCGATCGCTGCAAATGGGCTTGACTGGAAAAATAATCGTCATGGCTGGCTTGGCGCTAGCAGCGATGGTTTTGCCGAGGCGTGCTGCGAGGCTCTGGACAATCCGGTAGAAAGAAGACGGCGCGCCTTAAGCGCATGGCGTTGGGTTCGTAAGCACCATGCGAGGGAGAATGTAATCGATCAGATTTCTCGGTCGCTGATGAGCATTCCAACGGGAACGGCAGACTTAATTCCTATGGAGTTCCGATATGACTGA
- a CDS encoding PqqD family protein: MTDGKPRIYRRVGGLECSEVPDGYVIYDDRRAQVHYLNLTAAAVLELCDGRCDDDEIAEVLQRAFGLASAPVQDVGLCLDSLLSQHLIE; the protein is encoded by the coding sequence ATGACTGACGGCAAGCCTCGGATCTACCGCCGGGTCGGTGGCCTTGAATGCAGCGAGGTGCCGGATGGTTATGTGATCTACGATGATCGCCGAGCCCAGGTTCACTATCTCAACCTGACAGCTGCTGCCGTTTTGGAGTTGTGCGACGGTCGATGTGACGACGACGAAATCGCCGAGGTTTTGCAAAGGGCATTCGGTCTTGCGTCGGCGCCCGTGCAGGATGTTGGCCTGTGCCTCGACTCGTTGCTGTCGCAACATCTTATCGAGTAA
- a CDS encoding outer membrane protein, which produces MRTLLLATTALTLVFLAKSASAADLDVSIPAPAPAAVPYQVPFDWSGGYAGLHAGWGWGKETDNCSQSENGPCTIGSGLGLGLGQSADSFNLNGFVGGAHIGYNYMLQQRFMFGVEGDFDYANLNGSHAFGAVGSLGTLELNTNWEGSVRLRAGYAVDRFMFFATGGVAFADADLAFNGVTDSNIHVGWTAGGGVEYALTPNLLGRFEMRYSDFNSMTYQTPLGPVDAGFDQTVATVGLSYKF; this is translated from the coding sequence ATGAGAACGCTTCTTCTAGCGACCACCGCATTGACTTTAGTCTTTTTGGCGAAATCGGCCTCTGCCGCTGATCTCGATGTTTCCATACCTGCGCCCGCACCTGCCGCGGTTCCTTACCAGGTTCCGTTCGACTGGAGCGGTGGCTATGCCGGCTTGCACGCTGGCTGGGGCTGGGGCAAGGAGACCGATAATTGCTCCCAGAGCGAGAACGGCCCGTGCACGATCGGAAGCGGCTTGGGCTTAGGCTTAGGTCAGAGCGCGGATAGCTTCAATCTCAATGGTTTCGTCGGTGGCGCGCATATCGGCTACAATTATATGCTGCAGCAACGGTTCATGTTCGGCGTCGAAGGTGATTTTGACTACGCCAACCTCAACGGAAGTCATGCTTTCGGAGCGGTCGGGTCTCTCGGGACACTTGAGTTGAACACCAATTGGGAAGGTTCCGTCAGGCTGCGAGCAGGTTACGCGGTCGACAGGTTCATGTTCTTTGCAACTGGCGGTGTTGCGTTCGCCGATGCAGACCTCGCTTTCAATGGCGTCACCGATAGCAATATTCATGTCGGTTGGACGGCCGGCGGTGGTGTCGAGTATGCACTGACCCCGAATTTGCTCGGTCGATTTGAAATGCGCTACAGCGACTTCAACTCCATGACGTATCAGACACCACTCGGGCCCGTGGACGCTGGGTTTGACCAGACAGTTGCCACCGTCGGCCTGAGTTACAAGTTCTGA
- a CDS encoding ATP-grasp domain-containing protein, whose product MEPSRNLVLVHSREWQDINDFEVIRAYVEDMAADIEVFIVDNDARSSYTRKKAASRPSLIFSPIRLASFTPLRGKIYAGQSMSKLTEMGRLSAAGLPVPAYQVIEPGVDLSPETYGNYVIIKPAFEFASWGQGVELRRRENVRFQSPTDYPTDHPGRRGPMVAQKFIDCGRAMTCRVLTLFGTPIFTYCRESTRDLALDEATEPYQQAQFMPAPPDSVAYVTHDPNILALAAAAYRAMPEIALQACDILRAKTGELYLLEINPGGGTWMFSSRSAPGYKTRLGVDDLTTEFDAFETCARMLIEKTRAEAV is encoded by the coding sequence GTGGAGCCGAGCCGAAATCTGGTTCTCGTCCATTCGAGAGAATGGCAGGACATAAACGACTTTGAGGTGATCAGAGCCTATGTCGAAGATATGGCAGCGGATATCGAAGTCTTCATTGTCGATAACGATGCAAGGTCCTCCTATACCCGCAAGAAGGCGGCAAGCCGACCCTCACTGATATTTTCGCCTATTCGACTGGCGAGCTTCACTCCGCTTCGCGGTAAGATCTACGCCGGACAATCCATGTCGAAGTTGACGGAAATGGGTCGTCTATCCGCCGCCGGTTTGCCCGTCCCCGCCTATCAGGTAATCGAACCGGGCGTCGACCTTTCGCCGGAGACCTATGGCAACTACGTGATCATCAAACCCGCTTTCGAGTTCGCGTCCTGGGGACAGGGCGTGGAATTGAGGCGGCGGGAGAATGTCCGATTTCAGTCACCGACGGACTATCCAACCGATCATCCCGGGCGACGCGGTCCAATGGTGGCGCAGAAGTTCATCGATTGCGGGCGCGCCATGACCTGCCGCGTGCTCACTCTTTTCGGCACGCCGATCTTCACTTATTGCCGGGAATCGACTCGGGATCTGGCGTTGGACGAGGCAACAGAGCCGTACCAGCAGGCGCAATTCATGCCGGCGCCTCCCGATTCGGTTGCCTATGTCACCCATGATCCGAACATTCTCGCGCTTGCTGCCGCCGCATACCGGGCCATGCCGGAAATCGCCCTGCAAGCCTGCGATATCCTGCGCGCCAAGACTGGCGAGCTCTACCTGCTGGAAATCAACCCCGGCGGCGGAACCTGGATGTTCTCAAGCCGCTCGGCACCAGGGTACAAAACGAGACTCGGCGTCGACGACTTGACCACTGAGTTTGATGCGTTCGAGACGTGCGCGCGCATGTTGATCGAGAAGACCCGTGCTGAGGCGGTCTGA
- a CDS encoding glycosyltransferase family 2 protein, with protein MTIAAAMIVRDEAAFLVDCLASLRDRVDEIVIVDTGSSDATVDIAVGAGGYLLHFDWQGDFAAARNVALDAVSCDWVLYIDADERLGLPAGGALEDYIDPTAVAAYVRFQPRLGYTRYRELRLFRSDPRIRFSGRIHETVVPAIRALEALDGRTVARTAVEINHLGYEGDQSHKHARNLALLQASVRADPDRAYCWYHLAETLDAIGRREEGIAAANAGIASTERLDSEQQRGAASLIHQYLARVMLEQGNDVTDMIALALKRFPEDHALRFLHGRMLIESRRPIEALEIAIALRAVDPDALGDGLLAFDRAIFGEKACELAALACFQLGDRQGAADHFLMASRLAPHDPSYRIRAIALGDDRAARPVSFRD; from the coding sequence ATGACGATCGCAGCGGCGATGATTGTCCGCGATGAGGCGGCGTTCTTGGTCGATTGTCTTGCCTCGTTGCGCGATCGCGTTGATGAGATCGTCATCGTCGATACGGGATCGTCTGATGCCACGGTGGACATTGCCGTCGGAGCGGGCGGATATCTTCTTCATTTTGACTGGCAGGGAGACTTTGCTGCAGCGCGCAACGTCGCGTTGGACGCGGTCTCCTGTGATTGGGTTCTCTATATCGACGCCGATGAGCGCCTGGGCTTGCCGGCTGGAGGCGCCCTGGAGGATTATATCGATCCGACAGCAGTCGCTGCCTATGTTCGGTTTCAACCAAGGCTAGGCTACACACGCTATCGAGAGCTCCGACTGTTTCGAAGCGACCCCCGCATCCGGTTCAGCGGGCGGATCCACGAGACTGTCGTTCCAGCGATCCGGGCGCTGGAAGCATTGGACGGGAGGACGGTTGCGAGGACGGCCGTCGAAATCAATCATCTCGGCTATGAAGGCGATCAGTCGCACAAGCATGCCCGCAATCTGGCGCTGTTGCAGGCCTCGGTCCGTGCAGACCCTGACCGCGCCTATTGCTGGTATCATCTGGCAGAGACGTTGGATGCTATTGGCCGGCGCGAAGAGGGAATCGCGGCGGCAAATGCCGGCATCGCCAGCACTGAAAGACTTGATTCCGAGCAGCAGCGCGGCGCAGCCAGCCTCATCCACCAATATCTGGCGCGCGTCATGCTCGAGCAGGGCAACGATGTCACGGACATGATCGCGCTTGCCTTGAAACGCTTCCCCGAAGACCATGCGCTGCGGTTTCTGCATGGGAGGATGCTTATTGAGAGCCGTCGCCCGATAGAGGCTCTGGAGATTGCGATAGCGTTGCGCGCAGTCGACCCTGACGCCCTTGGTGATGGCTTGCTAGCCTTCGATCGCGCCATTTTTGGCGAGAAGGCTTGCGAACTCGCCGCGCTTGCCTGTTTTCAACTGGGTGACCGACAGGGCGCCGCCGATCATTTCCTGATGGCATCCCGGTTGGCGCCGCACGATCCTAGCTATCGCATCCGGGCCATCGCTCTCGGCGACGACCGAGCCGCCCGCCCAGTATCATTCCGGGATTGA